The following coding sequences lie in one Candidatus Nitrospira allomarina genomic window:
- a CDS encoding MBL fold metallo-hydrolase, producing the protein MNPWTTIDPTQHVGLNPWVWVQLESTEPPGPFPFLGGVEPEVVSSLHQVHEIMMSGIETAISDIMAQRASVDDPQIPRRLEDAYAEVVQSRPALQRHIQCGRKSDGTFHWDYPKNSTASAKMTYGGLRIFNSVTRQAIPFGFERPIGPNVGHFLGFLTGRHSMGEIQAVAQAGGRDLERQLAQLFTLLKDHDCLAIAPNTSLEAHWRKVTRDQDVVHLGHAALMYRHQDNFLWFDPWLMPWFAESPVPSLWANLLPRPAGIFLTHDHDDHVDPRTLYHLPKDVPIFVPSRRNRKALHFDYLSLLRELGFSQVRELAHGESWRIGDAQVISVPFFGEDPCDVELPRNCYLVADRGRNTLVHADSGPTNDGRSALQGKVMANLVSKYGPIPLVFASQQQLKEVRSYAAYACLSPPGTWLEVGENGFLTNAYLAELCRTAQAKLFVSYATGGADWYPDHLSFMFSGRNPARTALLTANWDPPESLKQELEPFGCRYHFGQAFDVFGAGPNGETLVSHLADQLTPIGLYQLDHAPPPFLRKHR; encoded by the coding sequence ATGAATCCTTGGACGACCATTGATCCCACGCAGCATGTTGGACTGAACCCGTGGGTCTGGGTTCAATTGGAGAGCACCGAACCGCCAGGACCTTTCCCGTTTTTGGGCGGGGTGGAACCGGAAGTCGTCAGTAGTCTTCATCAGGTGCATGAGATCATGATGAGCGGTATCGAGACCGCCATCAGCGACATCATGGCCCAACGTGCCTCCGTAGATGACCCTCAAATACCCCGTCGTTTGGAGGACGCCTATGCGGAAGTAGTGCAATCTCGTCCTGCCCTACAACGGCATATTCAGTGCGGACGGAAATCCGATGGGACCTTTCACTGGGACTATCCCAAAAATTCCACAGCTTCGGCCAAGATGACGTATGGAGGGTTGCGGATTTTTAACTCCGTCACCCGGCAAGCGATCCCGTTCGGGTTTGAGCGGCCAATCGGGCCGAATGTAGGGCATTTCCTTGGTTTTCTCACTGGCCGGCATTCGATGGGGGAGATTCAAGCCGTGGCCCAGGCCGGCGGGCGAGATCTTGAACGGCAATTGGCGCAGCTCTTTACCTTATTGAAAGACCATGATTGTCTGGCCATCGCTCCTAACACCTCCCTTGAAGCACATTGGCGTAAAGTCACGCGGGATCAAGATGTGGTGCACCTGGGACATGCGGCTTTGATGTATCGCCACCAGGATAATTTTTTATGGTTTGATCCCTGGCTCATGCCATGGTTTGCGGAGTCGCCTGTTCCGTCCCTGTGGGCAAACCTGCTTCCGCGCCCGGCTGGAATTTTTCTCACTCACGACCATGACGACCATGTCGATCCTCGCACTTTGTACCATTTGCCTAAAGATGTGCCGATCTTTGTGCCGAGTCGACGCAACCGGAAAGCGTTGCATTTTGATTATCTGTCCCTTCTGAGAGAGTTAGGCTTTTCGCAGGTCAGAGAGCTGGCTCATGGGGAAAGCTGGCGTATAGGGGACGCCCAGGTAATATCCGTACCGTTTTTCGGTGAAGATCCATGTGATGTGGAACTTCCACGAAATTGTTATTTGGTGGCGGACCGGGGGCGGAACACGCTGGTGCATGCCGATAGCGGGCCGACCAATGATGGCCGCTCGGCTTTGCAAGGCAAGGTCATGGCCAATCTCGTGTCAAAGTACGGTCCGATTCCCTTGGTTTTTGCCTCGCAACAACAACTCAAAGAAGTCCGGAGTTATGCGGCATATGCCTGTCTCTCTCCTCCGGGAACCTGGTTGGAGGTGGGAGAAAACGGCTTTTTGACCAATGCCTATTTAGCCGAGTTGTGTCGAACGGCTCAAGCCAAACTCTTTGTCTCCTATGCGACAGGGGGTGCGGATTGGTACCCCGATCATTTATCCTTTATGTTCAGTGGGCGTAACCCGGCCCGTACGGCCTTGCTCACCGCGAATTGGGATCCTCCTGAAAGTCTTAAGCAGGAACTGGAACCGTTTGGCTGTCGCTATCATTTCGGCCAGGCGTTTGATGTGTTTGGAGCCGGCCCCAACGGGGAAACCCTGGTGTCTCATCTGGCGGATCAACTGACACCAATCGGTTTATACCAGTTGGATCATGCCCCTCCTCCCTTTCTGCGAAAACATCGATAG
- the ubiE gene encoding bifunctional demethylmenaquinone methyltransferase/2-methoxy-6-polyprenyl-1,4-benzoquinol methylase UbiE, whose protein sequence is MNKIDIPGKAASTWTGPAREQAVQRMFTAIAKFYDLNNSLLSFGLHHSWKRKAISYIPDIPGTRALDLGAGTCDLAILVDQHLHYTSQIIAADLNLAMLRVGQDKVRSQSLANRITCLQMNAEHLTFPSATFDTVTAGFCIRNVGNLPQALLEICRVLQPGGRFVCLEFSRPVSAGLRKLYDWYSFHLLPWIGTKVARDGTGVYEYLPASIRNFPDQKRLAQLLKEAGFQSVDYHNLTGGIVAIHVAVK, encoded by the coding sequence ATGAATAAAATTGACATCCCTGGCAAAGCGGCGTCCACATGGACCGGTCCGGCTCGGGAGCAGGCCGTCCAGCGAATGTTCACGGCCATTGCCAAATTTTATGACCTGAATAATTCTCTTCTGAGTTTTGGCCTGCACCATTCCTGGAAGCGCAAGGCGATTTCCTACATACCTGACATCCCTGGGACACGAGCGTTGGATTTGGGTGCGGGAACCTGCGACCTTGCAATCTTAGTGGATCAACATCTCCACTATACGAGCCAAATTATCGCAGCGGATTTGAATTTAGCCATGTTGCGTGTGGGCCAGGATAAAGTCCGGTCCCAGAGCTTGGCCAACCGTATTACCTGTTTGCAGATGAATGCCGAGCATCTCACCTTTCCGTCTGCCACATTTGATACGGTGACGGCCGGATTTTGTATTCGCAACGTCGGAAATCTTCCCCAAGCGCTTTTGGAAATCTGCCGGGTATTGCAACCGGGGGGTCGCTTTGTGTGCCTGGAATTTTCCCGTCCGGTTTCAGCCGGCCTGCGAAAGCTTTACGACTGGTACTCCTTTCATTTGCTCCCCTGGATCGGCACCAAGGTGGCTCGCGATGGTACGGGGGTGTATGAATATCTACCGGCGTCAATACGCAATTTCCCGGACCAAAAACGGCTCGCCCAATTACTGAAGGAAGCCGGGTTTCAATCAGTGGACTATCACAATCTGACCGGTGGAATTGTCGCCATTCATGTGGCGGTGAAATAG
- a CDS encoding VOC family protein, with translation MMPFSKNTRGRYGLTLHPFDGIEMQEKRKTLGLRHLALRVRDVQASQRFYEGLFDMKVVWQPDPGNVYLSTGYDNLALHQVTSEELSQLNLSKVHPLDHLGFLMDSPASVDALFSEATTQGHTIVKPLKQHRDGSYSFYLSDPDQNTIQVLFEPSIQLR, from the coding sequence ATGATGCCTTTCTCCAAAAATACTCGTGGGCGATATGGTCTCACTCTTCATCCATTTGACGGAATTGAGATGCAGGAAAAAAGAAAAACCCTCGGACTTCGCCATTTGGCCTTACGGGTGCGGGATGTTCAGGCATCCCAGCGGTTTTATGAAGGACTTTTTGATATGAAAGTTGTGTGGCAGCCAGATCCCGGGAATGTCTACCTGAGTACGGGCTATGATAATCTCGCACTGCATCAAGTGACTTCTGAAGAGTTGAGTCAATTAAACCTCTCCAAGGTTCACCCGTTGGATCATCTGGGGTTTTTAATGGATTCTCCGGCAAGTGTGGACGCGCTATTTTCGGAAGCCACAACACAGGGCCATACGATTGTGAAACCCTTGAAGCAACATCGCGACGGCAGTTATTCGTTTTATCTTTCTGATCCGGATCAGAATACCATTCAGGTGTTGTTTGAACCCTCAATCCAATTGCGATAG
- a CDS encoding PSP1 domain-containing protein produces the protein MVQDSEDEKEYIEEVAVVGVKVRDLGEVKKTRTDDHTVKVGDWVLLDLDNDHTFGKVYLPPQFLPFTPPMRVMRQIIRKATEEDERQIVRQLRLAQEGEEFCQERIAELGLGMTLVEVFGSFAQRSLTFTYTADDRIDFRQLVKDLARRFGCRIEMRQISSREEAARLSGVDTCGLVLCCSSFLTDFKPVYPRGRADAPMNGMDSHRIGVCGRMKCCLLYEEENWTLTRRKPQPLIRPTRR, from the coding sequence ATGGTGCAGGATTCTGAAGACGAAAAAGAATATATAGAAGAAGTTGCAGTGGTTGGTGTCAAAGTACGGGATCTGGGAGAGGTAAAAAAAACCCGGACCGATGATCATACCGTGAAAGTCGGTGATTGGGTCTTGTTGGATTTAGACAACGACCATACCTTTGGCAAAGTCTATCTCCCTCCTCAATTCCTCCCGTTTACCCCGCCGATGCGGGTGATGCGGCAGATTATTCGAAAAGCCACTGAAGAAGATGAACGCCAGATTGTGCGCCAGCTGCGTTTGGCCCAAGAGGGTGAGGAGTTTTGCCAGGAACGAATTGCCGAATTGGGGCTCGGCATGACGTTAGTGGAAGTGTTTGGTTCATTTGCCCAGCGATCACTTACCTTCACCTATACGGCCGATGATCGGATTGATTTTCGCCAACTGGTCAAAGATCTGGCCAGGCGATTTGGATGCCGAATTGAGATGCGCCAGATTTCAAGCCGGGAGGAAGCCGCTCGACTGAGTGGCGTCGATACCTGCGGATTGGTGCTCTGTTGCTCCAGCTTTTTAACCGATTTTAAGCCCGTCTACCCTCGCGGTCGGGCTGACGCACCCATGAATGGCATGGATAGCCATCGGATCGGGGTCTGTGGTCGGATGAAATGCTGTTTGTTATATGAGGAAGAGAATTGGACCCTCACTCGACGCAAACCACAGCCTTTAATTCGTCCCACAAGACGGTAA